From one Anopheles cruzii chromosome 3, idAnoCruzAS_RS32_06, whole genome shotgun sequence genomic stretch:
- the LOC128273434 gene encoding LOW QUALITY PROTEIN: calcium-activated chloride channel regulator 1-like (The sequence of the model RefSeq protein was modified relative to this genomic sequence to represent the inferred CDS: inserted 2 bases in 1 codon) — protein sequence MMARTLVLPVFGGVAECSVAXNASLSITVHKSAYKNDVIEIRDKCQTNLQNLAIMLTSASQYLFNALDSRVYFGEVSVILPNHWPQSCIPYNQTRTSASGETSDVTIRPHTKAEPSIWTQQYAGCGESGEQIFVDPDILGRETIWREFIREWAKYRYGVFDEIGYDRDPVYPRCYINDDHKVKLTGCSDAPVNDEGLCGSPSSPVPVPYNISRVLDPNARTSIMFAAESKSVTMFCDEGTHNRYAPTKHNQMCDRRSTYDVILKHTDFAPQNQMEFNPSVIINTVPKFSYKSRKLTRYVIVIGQTFVMRERETWSFLRRAIRKWIVYDLPASKTEIGIALANDTATYDMLPITSLQIEKNKDRIASFIPYTSSDLNRPTCLSCGISDAIHMLNEQTRHHGPANSIILVIAPGMDIEHESLARSARASKIRIATINYPIVEPRRPLDALAHETGGSAYSVFECRDNSEKSLVTTYFELSNALHNIGKQYYEGNRNEFPVEIFRRVLVDSVGETNSQRSSRTVTGNFMLDPFMGPPAEFFIYVHNSENPLVSNVRLTNPNGVVYSSMSDARASVRQLSLLATINETGIWNYSIERFQGNPQPHYVQVIATPRSKYAPVIMARSWVHRGKAGGPIVIFAEVKKGDLPVVSAQVEVTVTKLERVCERFREPVPQQSDERFLLLDTGAGDPDITKGDGIYSRYFNADEFGGPGTYQLEVTVSDRGNTAYTLAEGASYSTTSNVQPGRCCGSSVPIPQKQSLDSFERILAPMTVFVSQADLVNAAKVPAGRISDLSADVEGMKVRLSWTSPDMGGKNVARYEVKYATTIKDIVDNFDTAAVLWHHDTPFTFSIGEGSEFTMNITHEPHLFGQILYFAVRPYSTLTKDAEPGPISNYVRAFVTKPKPTTLYPPSSTGGTESYDSIWSSYDGIAKNGDDNMDIIPRIAKTMDLGPELILPIIAGIILLLALILIYCWFCVVKKRHDTHDDEQKKPIKSFKSDTKLTSSHSVIVTAAGNASSPSSNSTTSSSSSPNHHASSGPTLPHSNSYDPMGLSDHQTVGIPTIYSIDDDVLLAKKRYSAVINMGGPTHPIEQQLIEELKQQQHIIDTQSFILPNHATGGPHATGNGTLVGNNNNNNNNNNCSVSIISTTSNNTTLTRTYNPNAATIMVGGRTLSPYESWSASQLLQEHEQHHQRRHSPPLIDDLIDNNLHQTFYNPVLGGQPAGGLHHPHALHGQASGAADQMSLLNNNHLNENGSPPVPPLPIYTTSPSGPGVENTTSYVYGQSHGSSVGSVHSAGGLTQPNGGTTINGTDTKKRRNVTMV from the exons aTTATGCTGACATCGGCGTCGCAGTATCTCTTCAATGCGCTCGACAGCCGAGTGTACTTCGGTGAGGTTTCGGTCATCCTCCCGAACCACTGGCCGCAGTCCTGTATACCGTACAACCAGACGCGAACGTCGGCCAGCGGCGAAACTAGCGACGTGACGATCCGGCCGCACACCAAGGCGGAACCGTCGATCTGGACACAGCAGTACGCCGGGTGCGGCGAGTCGGGCGAGCAGATCTTCGTCGATCCGGACATCCTCGGACGGGAAACGATCTGGCGGGAGTTTATCCGCGAGTGGGCCAAGTACCGGTACGGGGTGTTCGATGAGATCGGGTACGATCGCGATCCAGTGTATCCGCGGTGCTACATCAACGACGACCACAAGGTGAAGCTTACCGGCTGCTCCGACGCTCCGGTCAATGATGAGGGCTTATGCGGAAGTCCCtcgtcgccggtgccggtgccgtacAACATTAGCCGTGTGCTGGATCCGAACGCACGGACCAGCATTATGTTTGCGGCCGAATCGAAGAGCGTCACGATGTTCTGCGACGAAGGGACGCACAATCGGTACGCCCCGACGAAGCACAACCAGATGTGCGATCGGCGCAGCACGTACGACGTCATCCTGAAGCACACCGACTTTGCGCCCCAGAACCAGATGGAGTTTAACCCGTCGGTAATCATCAACACGGTGCCCAAGTTTAGCTACAAATCGCGCAAGCTGACCCGCTACGTCATCGTGATCGGCCAAACGTTCGTGATGAGGGAGCGCGAAACGTGGAGCTTCCTGCGGCGCGCGATACGCAAGTGGATCGTCTACGATCTGCCGGCGAGCAAGACGGAGATTGGGATCGCGCTGGCGAACGATACGGCCACGTACGACATGCTACCGATCACGTCGCTGCAGATCGAAAAGAACAAGGACCGCATTGCGTCTTTCATCCCGTACACGTCGAGCGATCTGAACCGGCCGACCTGCCTGAGCTGTGGAATCTCCGATGCGATCCACATGCTGAACGAGCAAACGCGCCACCACGGGCCGGCCAACTCGATCATCTTGGTGATCGCACCCGGTATGGACATCGAACATGAGTCGCTCGCCCGCTCCGCACGGGCGTCCAAGATCCGGATCGCCACCATCAACTACCCGATCGTGGAACCGCGTCGGCCACTCGATGCGCTAGCCCACGAAACTGGTGGCAGTGCCTACTCGGTGTTCGAGTGTCGCGACAACTCCGAAAAGTCGCTCGTCACCACGTATTTCGAGCTGTCCAATGCCCTGCACAACATTGGCAAACAGTACTACGAGGGCAACCGGAACGAGTTTCCGGTCGAGATCTTCCGGCGCGTGCTGGTCGACTCGGTCGGTGAGACAAACTCGCAGCGCAGCAGCCGCACGGTGACGGGGAACTTTATGCTCGACCCGTTCATGGGCCCACCGGCCGAGTTCTTCATCTACGTGCACAACTCGGAGAACCCGCTGGTGTCGAATGTGCGGCTCACGAACCCGAACGGCGTTGTCTACTCGTCGATGAGCGATGCACGGGCCTCCGTGCGGCAACTCTCGCTCCTGGCGACGATCAACGAAACCGGCATCTGGAACTACTCGATCGAGCGCTTCCAGGGTAACCCGCAGCCCCACTACGTGCAGGTGATTGCCACGCCGCGCTCCAAGTACGCCCCGGTCATAATGGCCCGCTCGTGGGTCCATCGCGGCAAAGCCGGCGGTCCGATTGTGATCTTCGCCGAGGTGAAGAAGGGCGATCTGCCAGTCGTGTCGGCCCAGGTGGAGGTTACGGTCACAAAACTGGAGCGCGTCTGCGAACGCTTCCGCGAACCGGTTCCGCAGCAGAGCGACGAACGGTTCCTGCTGCTCGACACGGGAGCCGGTGATCCGGACATTACGAAGGGTGACGGTATCTACTCGCGTTACTTTAACGCGGACGAATTCGGTGGCCCGGGAACATACCAGCTCGAGGTGACGGTGAGCGATCGGGGCAATACGGCGTACACGTTGGCGGAGGGTGCCAGTTACT CCACAACGTCCAATGTGCAGCCAGGACGTTGCTGCGGCAGTTCTGTGCCAATACCTCAGAAACAGTCGCTCGATTCGTTCGAGCGCATCCTGGCGCCGATGACGGTGTTCGTGAGTCAGGCCGATCTGGTAAACGCGGCCAAAGTGCCGGCCGGTCGCATTAGCGATCTCAGTGCCGACGTCGAAGGGATGAAGGTGCGCCTCAGCTGGACGTCACCGGACATGGGAGGAAAGAATGTGGCCCGGTATGAGGTAAAGTACGCCACCACGATCAAGGACATTGTGGACAACTTCGATACGGCGGCCGTCCTCTGGCATCACGACACACCGTTCACGTTCTCGATCGGCGAGGGAAGCGAGTTCACGATGAACATCACGCACGAACCGCACCTCTTCGGGCAGATCCTGTACTTTGCCGTGCGCCCGTACTCGACCCTCACGAAGGACGCCGAACCGGGTCCGATCTCCAACTATGTGCGCGCTTTCGTGACCAAGCCGAAGCCGACGACACTCTATCCACCGTCCAGCACGGGCGGCACGGAGAGCTACGATTCGATCTGGTCGTCGTACGATGGCATCGCAAAGAACGGGGACGACAACATGGACATTATTCCGCGCATCGCGAAAACGATGGATCTCGGGCCGGAGCTAATACTGCCGATCATTGCCGGCATTATTCTGCTGCTTGCCCTCATCCTCATCTACTGTTGGTTCTGCGTGGTGAAGAAGCGTCACGacacgcacgacgacgagcagaAGAAGCCGATCAAGTCGTTCAAGAGTGACACGAAGCTCACGAGCAGTCACAGCGTCATCGTGACGGCTGCCGGGAACGCGTCGTCACCATCGTCCAACTCGACCACGTCGTCATCTTCATCCCCGAACCATCACGCATCGTCCGGCCCGACGCTGCCACATTCGAACTCGTACGACCCGATGGGTCTGAGCGATCATCAGACGGTGGGCATTCCGACGATCTACAGCATCGACGATGATGTCCTGCTAGCCAAGAAGCGCTACAGTGCCGTGATCAATATGGGAGGCCCGACACATCCAATCGAGCAACAGCTGATCGAAGAActcaaacagcagcagcacatcaTCGACACGCAATCCTTCATCCTGCCGAACCACGCCACGGGTGGACCCCATGCGACCGGCAACGGGACACTGGTCggcaacaataataataacaacaacaacaacaactgtaGCGTCAGCATCATCTCCACCACCTCGAACAACACGACCCTGACGAGGACGTACAATCCGAATGCGGCCACCATTATGGTCGGTGGACGAACGCTGAGCCCGTATGAGTCGTGGTCAGCGTCCCAGTTGCTGCAGGAACACGAACAGCATCACCAGCGCCGCCACAGTCCACCGCTGATTGATGATCTCATCGACAACAATCTGCACCAGACGTTCTACAATCCGGTACTCGGTGGCCAACCGGCTGGTGGGTTGCACCATCCCCATGCCCTGCACGGTCAGGCGTCGGGTGCTGCGGACCAGATGTCGCTGCTGAACAACAACCACCTGAACGAGAACGGATCGCCCCCGGTACCACCGCTGCCGATCTACACGACCAGCCCGTCAGGACCGGGCGTCGAAAACACGACTTCGTACGTTTACGGCCAGAGCCACGGTTCATCCGTTGGTTCCGTGCACAGTGCCGGTGGACTAACACAACCCAACGGTGGCACCACGATCAACGGAACCGACACGAAGAAGCGGCGCAATGTCACCATGGTCTAG
- the LOC128273153 gene encoding zinc finger protein weckle-like isoform X1, producing MDVSHQVLNNFQVLNNEFNIIDNIIESAVDELLQKQVTTHNDYVEIDALLLPLCRLCAREEMDMEHLMDISEEHFSLINELHIFIDVDGTSVCSKICSQCNAFLEEIRRFRVMCDEAQKRIADLLTQRSMLPDFLKLDFSEPKEPYLPLLLESSPLSAANLPDDGMSIEPTALMLEEHLADVEETNLAETNEADEPEPQNVQCTVRKEPAVLPGKRILAKRAATKVSQLVKSLQSVESDESTDVSDAEEYKPAATGGQVSKLKKRVTKQRKPKVAMPKLSNKQTDVQPKRFDSRRQIVNGRLTWVCLDCEQVFESCRKLKIHRRTCPLVGSEQSKRVGMFPCDVCGYVNSTLVGLRIHLYKHRERAPQSKRKHTVSKEKICHVCGKTCQTSRALRQHLVCHSQEKKNECHICGQRFRRMQVLKIHVDTHSENRQHECDVCGKKFYTKAVLYNHRKIHDESYRRRQCLVCSKRFAHPYQLREHMMIHTGEYPFLCSICGAKYRTLGKLKRHQEVEHVQIFDHATVVEADAPSDETDSNEVEDIIVYQPEDDLAAMLDTIPQEMPPLTPPATTIDALDQESVFPADHLLDHPNSEFAVPCFPHTHEADDGFYSFMEC from the exons ATGGATGTGTCACATCAG GTTCTGAACAATTTTCAGGTTCTGAACAATGAGTTCAACATTATCGACAACATCATCGAATCGGCGGTCGATGAACTATTGCAGAAACAGGTTACCACGCACAACGATTATGTAGAAATCGATGCCCTACTCCTGCCGCTGTGCCGGCTGTGCGCACGCGAAGAGATGGACATGGAGCACCTGATGGACATTAGCGAGGAACATTTCTCATTGATTAACGAGCTGCATATTTTCATCGACGTCGATGGCACTAGTGTCTGTTCAAAGATTTGCAGCCAATGCAATGCCTTTTTGGAGGAAATTCGTCGCTTTCGGGTCATGTGTGACGAAGCCCAAAAGCGCATAGCGGACTTATTAACGCAGCGAAGTATGCTGCCCGACTTTCTGAAGCTAGACTTTAGTGAACCCAAGGAACCGTACTTGCCTCTGTTGCTTGAATCGTCTCCGCTGTCTGCTGCGAACCTACCGGACGATGGTATGTCAATTGAGCCTACTGCCCTTATGCTTGAGGAGCATTTGGCGGATGTGGAAGAGACAAATTTAGCGGAAACAAACGAAGCGGATGAACCAGAGCCGCAAAATGTTCAATGTACTGTTCGTAAGGAACCAGCTGTGCTACCCGGGAAACGGATCCTTGCCAAAAGGGCTGCGACCAAAGTGAGCCAGCTGGTCAAATCTTTACAATCGGTCGAAAGCGATGAGTCTACCGATGTATCGGACGCGGAAGAGTATAAACCGGCGGCTACCGGTGGCCAGGTTTCCAAACTGAAGAAAAGAGTAACCAAACAGCGGAAACCGAAGGTCGCAATGCCGAAGCTGAGCAACAAGCAGACGGATGTGCAACCGAAGCGCTTCGATTCGCGGCGGCAAATCGTTAACGGACGCTTGACATGGGTGTGTCTCGATTGTGAGCAAGTTTTCGAAAGTTGTAGAAAGCTAAAAATCCATCGCCGTACCTGTCCGTTGGTGGGCAGTGAGCAATCGAAACGCGTTGGAATGTTTCCTTGCGATGTTTGTGGCTACGTGAATTCGACCCTCGTGGGATTGCGGATTCACCTTTATAAGCACCGCGAAAGGGCACCGCAGAGCAAGCGCAAACACACCGTATCGAAAGAAAAGATATGCCACGTGTGCGGCAAGACTTGTCAAACATCGCGTGCCCTACGACAGCACCTCGTTTGCCACAGTCAGGAGAAAAAGAATGAATGCCACATTTGTGGCCAACGATTTCGACGAATGCAGGTGCTGAAGATACACGTGGACACGCACTCGGAGAACAGACAGCACGAGTGTGACGTTTGTGGCAAGAAGTTTTACACCAAAGCCGTCCTCTACAATCATCGTAAAATTCACGACGAAAGCTATCGAAGGCGGCAATGCCTGGTTTGCTCGAAACGCTTTGCCCACCCGTATCAGTTGCGGGAACACATGATGATTCACACCGGCGAGTATCCGTTCCTATGCAGTATTTGTGGCGCCAAGTATCGTACACTAGGGAAGTTAAAGCGGCATCAGGAAGTGGAGCACGTGCAGATTTTCGATCATGCCACCGTGGTCGAAGCGGACGCGCCGTCGGATGAGACTGACTCGAACGAGGTGGAAGATATTATCGTCTATCAACCGGAGGACGACCTGGCCGCAATGCTGGATACGATTCCGCAGGAAATGCCACCGCTAACGCCACCAGCCACAACGATAGATGCGCTGGACCAGGAGTCAGTGTTTCCTGCGGACCATTTGCTTGATCACCCAAACAGCGAGTTTGCGGTGCCCTGTTTTCCGCATACCCACGAAGCGGACGACGGATTTTACAGTTTTATGGAGTGCTAG
- the LOC128273153 gene encoding zinc finger protein weckle-like isoform X2: protein MDVSHQVLNNEFNIIDNIIESAVDELLQKQVTTHNDYVEIDALLLPLCRLCAREEMDMEHLMDISEEHFSLINELHIFIDVDGTSVCSKICSQCNAFLEEIRRFRVMCDEAQKRIADLLTQRSMLPDFLKLDFSEPKEPYLPLLLESSPLSAANLPDDGMSIEPTALMLEEHLADVEETNLAETNEADEPEPQNVQCTVRKEPAVLPGKRILAKRAATKVSQLVKSLQSVESDESTDVSDAEEYKPAATGGQVSKLKKRVTKQRKPKVAMPKLSNKQTDVQPKRFDSRRQIVNGRLTWVCLDCEQVFESCRKLKIHRRTCPLVGSEQSKRVGMFPCDVCGYVNSTLVGLRIHLYKHRERAPQSKRKHTVSKEKICHVCGKTCQTSRALRQHLVCHSQEKKNECHICGQRFRRMQVLKIHVDTHSENRQHECDVCGKKFYTKAVLYNHRKIHDESYRRRQCLVCSKRFAHPYQLREHMMIHTGEYPFLCSICGAKYRTLGKLKRHQEVEHVQIFDHATVVEADAPSDETDSNEVEDIIVYQPEDDLAAMLDTIPQEMPPLTPPATTIDALDQESVFPADHLLDHPNSEFAVPCFPHTHEADDGFYSFMEC from the exons ATGGATGTGTCACATCAG GTTCTGAACAATGAGTTCAACATTATCGACAACATCATCGAATCGGCGGTCGATGAACTATTGCAGAAACAGGTTACCACGCACAACGATTATGTAGAAATCGATGCCCTACTCCTGCCGCTGTGCCGGCTGTGCGCACGCGAAGAGATGGACATGGAGCACCTGATGGACATTAGCGAGGAACATTTCTCATTGATTAACGAGCTGCATATTTTCATCGACGTCGATGGCACTAGTGTCTGTTCAAAGATTTGCAGCCAATGCAATGCCTTTTTGGAGGAAATTCGTCGCTTTCGGGTCATGTGTGACGAAGCCCAAAAGCGCATAGCGGACTTATTAACGCAGCGAAGTATGCTGCCCGACTTTCTGAAGCTAGACTTTAGTGAACCCAAGGAACCGTACTTGCCTCTGTTGCTTGAATCGTCTCCGCTGTCTGCTGCGAACCTACCGGACGATGGTATGTCAATTGAGCCTACTGCCCTTATGCTTGAGGAGCATTTGGCGGATGTGGAAGAGACAAATTTAGCGGAAACAAACGAAGCGGATGAACCAGAGCCGCAAAATGTTCAATGTACTGTTCGTAAGGAACCAGCTGTGCTACCCGGGAAACGGATCCTTGCCAAAAGGGCTGCGACCAAAGTGAGCCAGCTGGTCAAATCTTTACAATCGGTCGAAAGCGATGAGTCTACCGATGTATCGGACGCGGAAGAGTATAAACCGGCGGCTACCGGTGGCCAGGTTTCCAAACTGAAGAAAAGAGTAACCAAACAGCGGAAACCGAAGGTCGCAATGCCGAAGCTGAGCAACAAGCAGACGGATGTGCAACCGAAGCGCTTCGATTCGCGGCGGCAAATCGTTAACGGACGCTTGACATGGGTGTGTCTCGATTGTGAGCAAGTTTTCGAAAGTTGTAGAAAGCTAAAAATCCATCGCCGTACCTGTCCGTTGGTGGGCAGTGAGCAATCGAAACGCGTTGGAATGTTTCCTTGCGATGTTTGTGGCTACGTGAATTCGACCCTCGTGGGATTGCGGATTCACCTTTATAAGCACCGCGAAAGGGCACCGCAGAGCAAGCGCAAACACACCGTATCGAAAGAAAAGATATGCCACGTGTGCGGCAAGACTTGTCAAACATCGCGTGCCCTACGACAGCACCTCGTTTGCCACAGTCAGGAGAAAAAGAATGAATGCCACATTTGTGGCCAACGATTTCGACGAATGCAGGTGCTGAAGATACACGTGGACACGCACTCGGAGAACAGACAGCACGAGTGTGACGTTTGTGGCAAGAAGTTTTACACCAAAGCCGTCCTCTACAATCATCGTAAAATTCACGACGAAAGCTATCGAAGGCGGCAATGCCTGGTTTGCTCGAAACGCTTTGCCCACCCGTATCAGTTGCGGGAACACATGATGATTCACACCGGCGAGTATCCGTTCCTATGCAGTATTTGTGGCGCCAAGTATCGTACACTAGGGAAGTTAAAGCGGCATCAGGAAGTGGAGCACGTGCAGATTTTCGATCATGCCACCGTGGTCGAAGCGGACGCGCCGTCGGATGAGACTGACTCGAACGAGGTGGAAGATATTATCGTCTATCAACCGGAGGACGACCTGGCCGCAATGCTGGATACGATTCCGCAGGAAATGCCACCGCTAACGCCACCAGCCACAACGATAGATGCGCTGGACCAGGAGTCAGTGTTTCCTGCGGACCATTTGCTTGATCACCCAAACAGCGAGTTTGCGGTGCCCTGTTTTCCGCATACCCACGAAGCGGACGACGGATTTTACAGTTTTATGGAGTGCTAG
- the LOC128270335 gene encoding uncharacterized protein LOC128270335, translating into MDSFSSQKCRLCLGTKFHHVPMFPANEPVNDELLRKIRECASVAIVYEYDQTSVICIKCIVDVENFYSFRERCRQSDLLLRQNRQHGEGQLVNAEMKVAENSFTMEEEDQENMLVVAFPELQEGTNTPARLDSFTGPSKLVRVGYNYRVVLVNDETNVLIHRRHRYQRLDKHSDDCKQWVCVASGTFGCTATLTVASTASFPLALLNGEIKHNHDPAMVAEIGILEDHPTSEQVVKEFPSYTLVIDLRHRLRLLASGYRYRLHRALFADGLSLWVCERSKMGSEGCPARVMLSYEDEKVFFAGDQPHNHPVEECAAPLTTLHSALMGHKKTKETTVRHGFNYTVMEDDKILFAGNIYKANKKSARTPWSCVRCQPPHIVRLRVKQKYAKLVSKAEHEHSPALEQRVTGASSETVRHGANYRLVSDGTGRVWLVHRRKRYVFHAIHKNGTTDWVCEWARMGCRAVLQMVPDEQIVYVVKVDSSSSTNHRHRVRNALEEHFPNDLSRPESEVLLWSCNDYDLLWNIRAHPIVRHNGERFYARKANTNGTLEWHCTRGTETECRATLTIDKSGALVAECEKHDHEQLKSNRGTKVRNGLGPVGSDIFTSPGPVELLTGGFNYRRMLNVHLGVEIILFCGHKYLREDADIWYCILRDEPEACQAKITLAHNGLCAEHTIPHHHSSRDIRKILQPERTAQVTVEGPNYEITYSMTGRNCTIFHEGYAFRMYKLLGLQQSSRWRCIQSDSGCKAFLNVPLSLSKPASISGTGHDHSAEGVKLEPDDLCNVLVQELDEESICSVQLRSRSTSFTERKSGFSKILPVPTNRPLDATVKEEDVTEIDSNGLTCFQNGQMYVRNADAMSTGCDMPPWICAFHWTLHCAASLEDHNAPIHSHERFAAVRTNDRFAMLKVLIGKGIIAQRGPITLMPEGNTVSEYELMPSNVNLSLIIDSHRYYFYKAKNNGEWVWRCVRHRWQGCKIGVAVSHCFGRYYFQPYGTTEHEHS; encoded by the exons ATGGACAGTTTTAG CTCACAAAAGTGCCGGCTGTGTCTTGGGACAAAATTTCATCATGTACCCATGTTTCCGGCCAACGAGCCGGTTAATGATGAGCTACTGCGGAAGATACGCGAGTGCGCTTCGGTGGCGATCGTGTACGAGTACGACCAAACTTCGGTGATCTGCATCAAGTGCATCGTTGATGTGGAGAATTTCTACAGCTTCCGGGAACGGTGCCGCCAAAGCGACCTGCTGTTGCGCCAAAATCGTCAACATGGTGAAGGTCAGCTGGTCAACGCGGAGATGAAGGTGGCGGAAAACTCGTTCACGATGGAGGAGGAAGACCAGGAAAATATGCTAGTGGTGGCATTTCCCGAGTTGCAAGAAGGCACGAACACGCCAGCTCGGCTCGATTCATTCACTGGTCCCTCCAAGCTTGTTCGCGTCGGGTACAACTATCGGGTGGTGCTAGTGAACGATGAAACGAATGTCCTTATCCATCGCCGTCATCGCTATCAACGGTTGGACAAGCACAGTGACGACTGCAAGcagtgggtgtgtgtggccagtGGCACCTTTGGGTGTACGGCTACACTGACGGTGGCCAGCACGGCCTCCTTCCCACTGGCGCTACTGAATGGCGAAATTAAACACAACCATGATCCGGCAATGGTCGCTGAAATAGGGATACTGGAGGATCATCCAACCAGTGAACAGGTTGTGAAAGAATTCCCCAGCTACACGCTTGTAATTGATCTCCGGCATCGGTTGCGACTGCTCGCATCCGGCTATCGGTACCGTTTGCATCGGGCTCTCTTTGCTGACGGTCTAAGTTTGTGGGTATGTGAGAGGAGTAAAATGGGTAGCGAGGGATGCCCGGCTCGTGTCATGCTGTCGTACGAAGACGAAAAAGTATTCTTCGCCGGCGATCAACCTCACAATCATCCGGTGGAGGAGTGTGCCGCCCCTCTAACGACCCTACACAGTGCACTGATGGGCCACAAGAAGACGAAGGAAACGACCGTTCGACACGGATTCAACTATACCGTGATGGAGGATGACAAGATTCTCTTCGCTGGGAACATATACAAAGCGAATAAAAAGTCCGCACGTACACCGTGGTCCTGTGTACGATGTCAACCACCGCATATCGTAAGGCTGcgagtgaaacaaaaatatgcCAAACTCGTTAGCAAGGCCGAGCATGAACATTCGCCAGCTCTGGAACAACGCGTAACAGGCGCTTCATCGGAAACGGTACGCCATGGTGCCAACTACCGACTGGTGAGCGATGGAACTGGTCGCGTTTGGTTAGTCCACCGAAGGAAACGGTACGTCTTTCATGCGATCCACAAAAACGGCACCACCGATTGGGTTTGCGAGTGGGCGCGAATGGGCTGTCGTGCGGTACTCCAAATGGTGCCCGATGAACAGATTGTTTACGTAGTAAAGGTCGacagttccagttccaccAACCACCGGCATCGGGTACGAAATGCACTGGAAGAGCACTTTCCTAATGATTTGAGCCGACCGGAGTCTGAAGTACTGCTCTGGTCCTGTAACGATTACGATCTGCTATGGAACATTCGTGCCCATCCCATCGTGCGTCACAACGGGGAACGGTTCTACGCACGGAAAGCCAACACAAACGGTACACTTGAATGGCACTGCACACGTGGCACAGAAACCGAGTGCCGAGCAACGCTCACAATCGATAAGTCTGGAGCCCTCGTGGCCGAGTGTGAGAAGCACGATCACGAACAGCTAAAATCCAATCGCGGTACGAAAGTCCGCAATGGATTGGGGCCTGTAGGAAGCGACATTTTCACAAGCCCCGGTCCAGTTGAACTACTGACCGGTGGGTTCAACTATCGCCGCATGCTAAACGTCCATCTGGGCGTCGAAATAATACTCTTCTGTGGCCACAAGTACTTGCGAGAGGATGCTGATATCTGGTACTGCATTTTACGTGACGAACCGGAAGCATGTCAGGCAAAGATTACGCTTGCACACAACGGACTGTGCGCTGAGCATACGATTCCCCATCACCACTCGTCGCGAGACATCCGAAAGATCCTGCAACCGGAACGTACGGCACAGGTAACGGTCGAAGGGCCAAACTATGAAATCACCTACTCAATGACTGGTCGAAATTGCACAATCTTTCACGAGGGCTACGCGTTCCGCATGTACAAGCTGCTCGGACTGCAGCAAAGCTCTCGTTGGCGGTGCATACAGAGCGATTCCGGGTGCAAAGCGTTCCTGAATGTGCCGCTATCGCTTAGCAAACCGGCCAGCATTTCCGGTACCGGGCACGATCACTCCGCGGAGGGCGTTAAACTTGAACCGGACGACCTTTGCAACGTGCTGGTACAAGAACTGGACGAAGAGTCTATCTGTAGCGTGCAACTGCGCAGCAGATCGACATCGTTtacggaaaggaaaagtggTTTCTCTAAAATTCTCCCGGTCCCCACGAACCGGCCATTGGACGCTACTGTGAAGGAAGAGGATGTCACAGAAATTGATTCGAATGGATTGACGTGTTTCCAGAATGGTCAGATGTACGTGCGAAACGCCGATGCAATGTCCACCGGGTGTGATATGCCACCGTGGATTTGTGCCTTCCACTGGACCCTGCATTGTGCGGCGAGTTTGGAAGATCACAATGCTCCGATACACAGCCACGAGCGTTTCGCTGCGGTCCGTACAAACGATCGATTTGCCATGCTGAAGGTATTGATTGGTAAAGGTATTATTGCTCAACGAGGCCCCATCACGCTCATGCCGGAAGGAAACACCGTCTCGGAGTATGAGCTCATGCCAAGCAATGTTAATCTATCACTAATCATCGACAGCCATCGGTACTACTTTTATAAGGCGAAAAACAACGGCGAATGGGTGTGGCGCTGCGTACGACATCGGTGGCAAGGTTGCAAGATCGGTGTGGCTGTTTCGCATTGCTTCGGACGATATTACTTCCAACCGTACGGCACGACCGAACATGAACATTCCTAA